Within Xanthomonas theicola, the genomic segment GCGCCCATCGCCGAAGTCAGCGCGAACGCCGTGGCCCCGTGCTGCCGCGCCAGCCGCGCGATCGCCAGCGGATAGGCATGGTCGACGCGGCGGAACGCCTCGCGCGAGCCCGCCTGGCGCATCGTGGTGCCGAGCGCGCAGATCGCCGCGTCGGCTCGCCACCACCGCGCCTGCGCCGGCAACCGGTCGAAGTCCACGAGCCGGTTGTACAGCTTGGGGTGGACAGCGCCCAGCGCGCGCCGGGTCGGCGCGACCACGGCGCCGCACGCCGGCGCGGCGAGCAATTGCGCCAGCACGTGACGGCCGACCAGGCCGGTGGCGCCGGCGAGCAGGATCTCATCGGAGCGTCTCTGTGCGGGGTGGAGAAGCCGCGACTATCGTAGGTGCGCAGGCAAGGCGCCGTCGCTGCACGGTCGCCGCGGTCGCCGCGCCGCGGCTTGTACGCCACAATGGCCGGCCATCGCGCCGCCCGGCGCCGCTGCAGCCAACCGAGGAGCCGTTCGATGTTCGTGGTGTGTGGAGAGGCCCTGTACGACATCTTCATCGACGGCTACGCCGGCACCTCGGTCGGCAT encodes:
- a CDS encoding NAD-dependent dehydratase, producing the protein MLAQLLAAPACGAVVAPTRRALGAVHPKLYNRLVDFDRLPAQARWWRADAAICALGTTMRQAGSREAFRRVDHAYPLAIARLARQHGATAFALTSAMGADPHARLFYNRVKDELERDLQALGYPALALIRPGLIGGEPAQPRAAERAAAVLGVLGPRLPRRYRISPATCIAAALVAHAVHPRAGVQVVDAAQLAQ